In one Actinomyces trachealis genomic region, the following are encoded:
- a CDS encoding pyridoxamine 5'-phosphate oxidase family protein has product MTIPSAITPGTIDVESVLPTIPVLLGPGRRVLLTTVDEQGAPHTRPVLMLADAENRRGYASLLTKKTSTKVLDVINHPRVTLSGSTPQPCWGRFSIEANTRVVEVPQALGGPSVVRMEFELLSARVWVIYSSAPRDNEVFEIPVA; this is encoded by the coding sequence ATGACCATCCCCAGTGCAATCACACCGGGAACGATCGACGTCGAGTCGGTTCTCCCCACTATCCCGGTCCTCCTCGGCCCTGGCCGTCGTGTGCTGCTCACCACGGTCGATGAGCAAGGCGCCCCACACACCAGGCCCGTGCTCATGCTTGCGGACGCAGAGAACCGCCGCGGTTACGCCAGCCTGCTCACAAAAAAGACCTCCACCAAGGTCCTAGACGTGATAAACCACCCGCGGGTGACGCTCTCCGGGTCCACACCGCAGCCATGCTGGGGCCGCTTCTCAATTGAGGCGAACACCCGCGTGGTGGAGGTGCCGCAGGCCCTGGGGGGCCCATCCGTGGTGCGCATGGAGTTCGAGCTGCTATCCGCGCGCGTGTGGGTCATCTACTCCTCGGCCCCGCGCGACAACGAGGTCTTTGAGATCCCCGTCGCCTGA
- a CDS encoding S-ribosylhomocysteine lyase gives MSDYSESCTDTGGPRMNVESFNLDHTRVEAPFVRVADRKRLPGGDELVKYDVRFCQPNREHLEMPTVHSVEHLVAELMRNHTDRLVDWSPMGCQTGFYALTLGLEPAEFLPLLETTCRDVLEATAVPAANEVQCGWGANHSLAGAQAAVAAFLAARAEWQTVIPA, from the coding sequence ATGAGTGATTACAGCGAGTCCTGCACGGATACTGGCGGCCCGCGTATGAACGTGGAGTCCTTCAACTTGGACCACACGCGGGTGGAGGCGCCCTTTGTACGTGTGGCAGACCGTAAGCGCCTGCCGGGCGGTGACGAGCTGGTCAAGTACGACGTGCGTTTCTGCCAGCCCAACCGGGAGCACTTGGAGATGCCGACGGTGCACTCGGTGGAGCACTTGGTGGCTGAGCTGATGCGCAATCACACGGACCGGCTGGTGGACTGGAGTCCAATGGGCTGCCAGACCGGCTTTTACGCGCTGACCCTGGGTCTGGAGCCTGCAGAGTTCCTGCCGCTGCTGGAGACGACCTGCCGAGATGTGCTGGAGGCGACTGCGGTCCCGGCAGCAAATGAGGTGCAATGCGGTTGGGGTGCTAACCACTCGCTGGCTGGGGCACAGGCGGCGGTCGCCGCGTTCCTTGCGGCCCGCGCTGAGTGGCAGACCGTAATACCGGCTTGA